Below is a genomic region from Thermodesulfobacteriota bacterium.
CGGCCCTATCGGCCAATTGGGCCTGAAGAGCCGGGGTCAGCTCCAGTCCAGCAAACGCGGCGATCTTTGTCACAATGCTCGTCAGATCTGATATCAGGTCGTCGTAACGGATGATCAAGACCCTGCCAGGGGGAATGGCTCCAGTCAGCCAGAGATCATGAAAGTAGCGATGGAGATCGATACTGGCCTGATAGCGGCGGAGGTAATACCGACTCCAGACTTCGGGTGGCAGGCGGTCAGCACCCCAACGAAAGGCCATGCTCTTGTGGAGCAGGGAGAGGAAGGACGGTACCACCTGTAACGGGTTGCGAACCAGGTACACGAAGCGGGCATCCGGATAATACTCCAGGATGGTCTGCAGCCGGTGGGTGGAGAAATGGGTCTGGGCAACGATCCGGGTCATGCCGGTGTAGACGAGATGGCGCCGGAAGCAGCCGTCCAGGAAGCGCATGGAGCGGAGGCGGTGCTCCCGGGGCTGCTGGTCATGGAAGCGCAGCTCTGGGTAGTCCCGGTCGTCGAAGCCCAGGAGGCCGGCAGCCACGAACTGGGTGTCGTCATTTTGGAGGAAAAGCATCTCTTCCTCCTCGGGCTGGTCCAGCATCATCCGATGGCCCGTCCACTCGGGCATCACTTCGGCCTTGCCCCGGCGGATGGCCAGATCGATCAGCGGCTTCACGAGCTTGCGGGCCGTGATGGCCGGAAAGAAGATGTGCCACGCCTGGAAAGGGGCGACACCCTCCGCCTGGGTGAGCAGGTGGTGGAGGAAGGTGGTGCCGCTGCGGGGATGGCCGATGATGAAGAGCGGCCGTTCAACCCGGCAAGAGGCGATCCGCGGGAAGAGCACCGGATCGAGCTCCAGGGTCGTCCAGTTGAAGAGCTTCATCAGAGGCTCGGCCAGGAGTTGGCCGAAGAACACCTTGCCGGGGCCAAACAGACGCCAGGAGACGGCGATCGTGCGAAGGTGCTGGCGGAGCATGGGGCGCTGGCCGTGGAAAAAAGGGAGCTTCTGGTCCAAAACTGGGACTGACTCGGAGGGCACCGATTAGTTGCCTGGCTTCACTGCCGACGCCAGCTGCCAGTCCCCGAAGCCGGTGGCCGCGGTCCTGAAATCCGCAAAACCGGCTTCGGTGAGGATCTGCCGCAGCTCCTGTCCCGACCATTGCTGCCCCTCGGTCCAGAGCAGCATCTGGATGTTGTAAGCGGCCGCGGCGAAGGGCCCGGTTTTGTCGTCGTTCAGCAGCATCTCGTGGATGAGGATCTTTCCCCCGGGGGGCAGGGCTTCAAAGCTCTTGCGGGCGAGAAAGGCGCATTTGTCATGGGGCCAGTCATGGAAGATGTCTGAGAAGAAGTGCACGTCTGCCCGAGGAAGCGGGTCGGTCCACATGTTCCCGGCTACAGTCCGGATGCGGTCGGCCAGGCCC
It encodes:
- a CDS encoding sulfotransferase, which translates into the protein MLRQHLRTIAVSWRLFGPGKVFFGQLLAEPLMKLFNWTTLELDPVLFPRIASCRVERPLFIIGHPRSGTTFLHHLLTQAEGVAPFQAWHIFFPAITARKLVKPLIDLAIRRGKAEVMPEWTGHRMMLDQPEEEEMLFLQNDDTQFVAAGLLGFDDRDYPELRFHDQQPREHRLRSMRFLDGCFRRHLVYTGMTRIVAQTHFSTHRLQTILEYYPDARFVYLVRNPLQVVPSFLSLLHKSMAFRWGADRLPPEVWSRYYLRRYQASIDLHRYFHDLWLTGAIPPGRVLIIRYDDLISDLTSIVTKIAAFAGLELTPALQAQLADRAVNQGRYQRRHEVMPLEAFGLTEARIREDFAFVLREFGWYQPDSDRNGGRQAYRERHGH